In Sphingobacterium sp. SRCM116780, the genomic stretch CACAAGTTTTTGATTCATCATACAGATTTTGCGTTGTCCAATTTTCCTTTTGCAGGAGTATATAAACTTGATATCGACCACCAACGCTTATTCAGTTTAATCGCATTTCGGAAAGAGCAGATAATAGAGGAAGAATGGGCAGGAAATCCAGAGAAACAGGTGGTCTATGATGAAAAAAACAAAAATTATGTGCTATCACCAAGAAAATCCTTTGCAGTATGGAAAAAAGAAAATAGAGGAACAGCGCCCAAATGGTCAAAAAGTGATCGACAATGTTTACATATGCTAAGATCGATTATCCAAGAGAGTATGCTCCAAAAATCAGAGGCTATTGAACAACTTAATGCGGAGCTCATCCAACTCAATAATGCATTGGACACTTACTCCTATACGTTAGCTCATGATCTTAAAAATCCACTCTCTAGCATAAAATTAACAGGACAATTTCTGCAACAAATAATAGGAAAAGATCAACCCAAGATCATAAAACCAACACAAAATATTCTTGAAGCAGTTTCCAATATCGAAAATATGCTTGCTAAAATATTGGAGTTTTCTCGAGCCAAGGTTTTTAAATTTTATCCAGAGTGGATCGGGTTAGAACGCATTATTCCTTCCATCTGTGCAGACTGTGCTAGCCAATACAAAGATGCTTCCATATCTTATGAATTTGATCAACTACTTCCTGTTTATGGGGAGAAAACCTTACTTAAGCAGTTATTTAACAATATTATTGGGAACGCATTTAAATTTTCAAGTCAAGAAGAAGCTCCTTATATAACAATTAAAAGTTATCTGGAAAAAGATAAAATTTGTTATCAGATTCAAGACAATGGCATCGGTATTCCTGCACCCGAAAGTGCACGGATCTTTGAAGTTTTCAAGAAAACCAGCAATGCCAACAGATTTGAAGGTGCTGGAATCGGACTAGCGATCGTAAAACGCATCCTGGAACGTATAGATGCAGAAATTAAAATCGAAAGTCAGATTGGGAAAGGAACAATAGTTAAACTATATTTTAACAAAAGTGAAATACCAGCTCTCTTACTCTCCAATAATTCATTCGTGGATTCGTAGTCTTCTTTTTAATCTGTACATGATAAAATAGTATCGAAAATCCTTTTCTAGCCTGAAAATAAATAAAATAGACTTAAGCATACTTTATTTATTTTCAGGCTATTTTTTAGCTTATTCAAGTAAAATAAACAGTGACACTTCTTATATACAGGTATTAATACGCCCTTGAAAACGTATTTATTATTATGGAGAAAATAAGAGCACTTTTACCTATTGATAAAAATATCATAAAATATTAATTATCAGTGTTTTAAAAAACAAAAACGTAGTATCCGCAACATTAAGTAAAATTACTCGAAATACAAAAACCCTTGGAAAACACTATAGTTTAGCATTCCTTTTGATAAGTCCTTATTGTCAATTTGGTATACATCAATCGAAGATCTGCCGTCAAAACAGCAATTAATTTCAAACAACTAAACAAATAGGTAATGGAAAAAAATATGCGATTTAAAAACGAGGAAGAAATTGTGAATTACATCTATTCAGAAAAATATCGAAATTTAACAACATTAGCTAGGAAATTCACAACAGACAGTGATGAGATAAACGATTTGATTCAAGAGACCATTACACGTTCTCTTAAATACATAGGACGTTTTCTAGACAGTCCCAAGTTAATGGCTTGGTTATATACCATTATGCGCAATATATTTATTAATGATTATCGTCGAAATCAGCGACACCAACATTTAGATAACGAGCTATCCAACAATGTTAATATCGAGAAAACAGCGAATAATATGTCAGAAAATAAATTTATACGTGAAGATATCCAAAAGGCTGTTGAAAAAATCAATAAAGATTACAGCGAGGCATTTTTCCTTTATTTTGAAGGTTACAAATACTACGAAATTGCAGAACATTTAGGTATCCCAGAAGGAACTGTTAAAACACGGATACACATGGCTAGAAAGCAACTTCAGAAGCAACTGGTTACCTATAAGGAGTATGCTAAGAATTAAGGAAGTCAATCGCATATTAATGACTTTATATAGCATATGGGGACAGTTTAAATAACTTGTCCCCATATATATAAGAAAGACTAAACCAATAAACCCATTTGAAAACTAACTTTCACCAACTCTGCAGAATTTTTTGCTTTTAATTTTTCAATCAGTTTAAAACGATGTCCTTCTACTGTTCGTTTACTTAAAAACAATTGATCTGCAATCTCAATATTGGTCAGTCCATTCGCAATATGGATTAAGACTTCGTATTCTCGATCAGTAATATCCAGCTGTTTCAATAACAGTTCTTTATCCACACATTCTTTAGACTCAACGGATGTCTGTTGAAGGAGATTCATACTGATCTGCTCGCTCATATAAAACCCATTATCTGTAATGTGTCTAATGGCAAAAAGTACTTCAGAAAAATTCGCATTCTTGAGTACATATCCCTTCGCTCCACTTTGAAATGCTTCTTTTACAGAACTGAGTTGATCTACCATAGAAAGCACCAATATATTAATGGATGGATGTTGCTCATTCATGATTTTAATTAATGTCATTCCATCCATCCCCTCCATACCCATATCTGTAACAATAAGATTGGGATTTTCGTTATTTGTCAAAAATTCCAAGGCTTCTAAACCATCTGAAACTTCGCCAATCACTTCTAAATCATCCTGACTCTCCAATAACATTTTGATGCCATTGCGTACAACCAAATGATCTTCAACCAATAAAATTTTAGTCATATGATGTTTTTAAATAAATGCTATTCTATATTCTTTATCGTCATTTTTTAGACCATAACTTTCCTTTATTACACGCATGATATTGATAGTCATGTATTGAATTAGAATATTGTGTTTTTCATCTGTAAAAAGAGTTAATACTCTCAATAATGGATTAAGGTAATCAAAATATAATGAATATTTCTAT encodes the following:
- a CDS encoding response regulator, yielding MTKILLVEDHLVVRNGIKMLLESQDDLEVIGEVSDGLEALEFLTNNENPNLIVTDMGMEGMDGMTLIKIMNEQHPSINILVLSMVDQLSSVKEAFQSGAKGYVLKNANFSEVLFAIRHITDNGFYMSEQISMNLLQQTSVESKECVDKELLLKQLDITDREYEVLIHIANGLTNIEIADQLFLSKRTVEGHRFKLIEKLKAKNSAELVKVSFQMGLLV
- a CDS encoding RNA polymerase sigma factor, encoding MEKNMRFKNEEEIVNYIYSEKYRNLTTLARKFTTDSDEINDLIQETITRSLKYIGRFLDSPKLMAWLYTIMRNIFINDYRRNQRHQHLDNELSNNVNIEKTANNMSENKFIREDIQKAVEKINKDYSEAFFLYFEGYKYYEIAEHLGIPEGTVKTRIHMARKQLQKQLVTYKEYAKN